The following are encoded together in the Portunus trituberculatus isolate SZX2019 chromosome 25, ASM1759143v1, whole genome shotgun sequence genome:
- the LOC123508541 gene encoding nudC domain-containing protein 1-like, which translates to MAKAVPQSIRLKPHRELFDPDFEGYKLSSDSELTVYSRPASDGVQHKVCQSTCYLHTRLQALHNHLFQDPFHPLTVYFFNTKGHLVRCSYSEESRLSAGEVTWLAEVGEAEGEEDYHYPSSLKFPTSDLAVVSDGRGKLTVLKTDDRTSTRSWVTNFETKSDHGVLAYAGVKGDNRELHCLLVSITSPSKLHEDPDLVVADEAFCSKTDTTVHLIRWLVLTEKESGWEVSCSRMVAGRGVLEYCAVDSEGTGLLLLCHSNYFFVGDSVKPVTKPNPQPEKSSKEQPKFTFQQNDEDVTVWLKVGSATKDEMQVKITVNELDLCIKDTPSLQAHFLHPIKADLATWTIGDEKLELVLPKAIKGERWQSLFSEDDMWGEEVLDPAMLEEINQNLAHLTSDKLNPDPNLDKPAYDPEQLEDCDTAAEDLLLIRLDGSSHQLTNYGQLGATQHLFNMQVDEVSVPAFCIRHDVDGVLWQPKREVQFDHLATYHAFGFVRASKTTAKFTCGAQDLSYVAVAEVRSHVYMFFQPEVLQGELRNRKSGRRLHKVSRQLVISLKSHSEVLGLYATPSILFVLTDHTLYAYCVQNS; encoded by the exons GCGTGCAGCACAAGGTCTGTCAATCGACATGTTACCTGCACACCAGACTGCAGGCGCTTCATAACCACCTGTTCCAAGACCCATTCCACCCCCTCACTGTGTACTTCTTCAACACCAAAGGCCACCTGGTTAGGTGCAGCTACTCAGAG GAATCAAGACTGAGTGCAGGAGAGGTAACGTGGCTGGCAGAGGTTGGTGAAGCTGAAGGGGAGGAAGACTATCACTATCCATCAAGCCTCAAGTTTCCAACCTCTGACCTGGCCGTGGTGTCAGATGGCCGAGGGAAGCTGACTGTTCTGAAGACTGATGACCGCACCAGCACACGCAGCTGGGTG ACAAATTTTGAAACAAAGAGTGACCACGGTGTGCTTGCCTATGCAGGGGTGAAGGGTGACAACAGGGAGCTACACTGTCTCCTTGTCTCCATCACATCACCAAGCAAACTCCACGAGGATCCAGATCTTGTGGTAGCAGATGAGGCTTTTTGCTCCAAAACAGACACCACAGTGCACCTCATCCGGTGGCTTGTTCTTACTGAGAAAG AATCAGGATGGGAGGTTAGCTGCAGTAGGATGGTAGCTGGCCGAGGTGTGCTGGAGTACTGTGCTGTGGACAGTGAAGGAACTGGCCTCCTGCTGCTGTGCCATTCCAACTATTTCTTTGTGGGTGATTCAGTGAAGCCTGTCACCAAGCCAAATCCTCAACCAGAAAAGTCATCCAAAGAACAACCAAAGTTTACCTTTCAGCagaatgatg AGGATGTCACTGTTTGGCTGAAGGTAGGGTCAGCCACCAAGGATGAGATGCAGGTTAAAATCACTGTGAATGAGTTGGATTTATGCATTAAGGACACACCATCCCTCCAGGCACACTTCCTGCACCCCATCAAAGCAGACTTGGCAACGTGGaccattg GTGATGAAAAGCTTGAGTTGGTGCTGCCAAAGGCCATCAAGGGGGAGAGGTGGCAGTCCCTTTTCTCTGAGGATGACATGTGGGGGGAAGAAGTGCTTGACCCAGCCATGCTGGAGGAAATAAACCAGAACCTTGCCCATCTCACCTCAGACAAACTG AACCCTGACCCAAACCTAGACAAGCCGGCATATGACCCTGAGCAGCTTGAGGACTGTGACACGGCGGCTGAGGACCTACTTCTCATTCGGTTGGATGGCTCCTCCCACCAGCTGACCAACTATGGCCAGCTGGGAGCCACTCAACACCTCTTCAATATGCAG GTGGATGAGGTGAGTGTGCCAGCTTTCTGCATCAGGCATGACGTGGATGGTGTATTGTGGCAGCCAAAGAGGGAAGTCCAGTTTGACCACCTGGCCACCTATCATGCCTTTGGCTTCGTGAGGGCCTCCAAGACCACTGCCAAGTTTACATGTGGAGCACAAG ATCTGTCGTATGTGGCTGTGGCAGAAGTGCGGAGTCACGTGTACATGTTCTTCCAGCCTGAGGTGCTGCAGGGGGAGCTGCGGAACAGGAAGTCAGGCCGCCGCCTCCACAAAGTGTCCCGCCAGCTGGTGATCTCCCTCAAGAGCCACTCTGAGGTGCTGGGTCTGTATGCCACACCCAGCATTCTCTTTGTGCTCACAGACCATACACTGTATGCCTACTGTGTGCAGAACTCCTAG
- the LOC123508543 gene encoding myosin light chain 1, whose amino-acid sequence MAADLSARDVERAKFAFSIYDFEGKGTMDAFYVGDCLRALNLNPTLAVIEKVGGKTKKKEKMLKIDDFLPIFAQVKKDKDAGSFEDFMEVLKLYDKSENGTMLFAELEHILLSLGERLEKSELEPVLKDCCDEEDEDGFIPYEPFLQKLCKDVK is encoded by the exons ATG GCTGCGGATCTCAGTGCTCGCGACGTTGAGA GGGCGAAATTCGCCTTCTCAATCTATGACTTTGAGGGTAAGGGCACCATGGACGCCTTCTACGTCGGCGACTGCCTGCGCGCCCTCAACCTGAACCCCACCCTGGCCGTCATAGAGAAGGTCGGAGGCAAGaccaagaagaaggagaagatgctCAAGATCGACGATTTCTTGCCCATTTTCGCTCAGGTCAAGAAGGACAAGGACGCCGGCTCCTTCGAGGACTTCATGGAGGTGCTGAAGCTGTACGACAAGAGTGAGAACGGCACCATGCTCTTCGCTGAGCTTGAGcacattcttctttccctcg GTGAGCGCCTGGAAAAGTCTGAACTGGAGCCCGTGCTGAAGGACTGCTGcgacgaggaggacgaagatgGCTTCATTCCCTATGAAC CTTTCCTTCAGAAACTCTGCAAAGATGTCAAGTAA